Proteins found in one Vicia villosa cultivar HV-30 ecotype Madison, WI unplaced genomic scaffold, Vvil1.0 ctg.003594F_1_1, whole genome shotgun sequence genomic segment:
- the LOC131641262 gene encoding F-box/LRR-repeat protein At4g14096-like, translating into MKRERLESKGILSDLPDCILLLILSFLPSERAVQTCILSPRWNHLWNHLPTIRLNSFNFKYFKDFTPLVTQLLSLRDNSTALHTLTFYRDGGVQPRLLKRVINYGISHNVQHLDIYVSYNIQNFPPTLFSSHTLTSLKILHPNFYSIIELFPYSLNLPSLTELHLHAFAFPVGDDGRAEPFSALHKLNTLIIDNCHVKNLCILSTSLVRLTIVTHDNPPDDCCEIELSTPNLCIFSFIGCPFHKLYGRKSNLSSIEHIDIDLSLMLDSAKYSIFLLNFLVELVNVKSITVSSLTLQVLSLVPDLFKVHLPSLCNLKSLKVKKKQSSFIPDLLVEFLLKNSHSTKVDIID; encoded by the exons ATGAAGAGAGAAAGGCTAGAGAGCAAAGGCATATTAAGTGATTTACCAGATTGCATTCTTCTtctcattttatcatttttaccTTCGGAACGTGCAGTTCAAACTTGCATTCTTTCCCCAAGATGGAACCATCTCTGGAATCATCTTCCTACTATTCGATTAAACTCCTTCAACTTTAAGTATTTCAAGGATTTCACTCCATTAGTAACTCAGCTTTTGTCTCTTCGAGATAACTCAACCGCACTACATACTCTCACTTTTTACCGTGATGGTGGGGTCCAACCTCGCCTACTCAAAAGGGTCATTAATTACGGAATTTCACACAATGTCCAACACTTAGACATCTATGTCTCATATAACATTCAAAATTTTCCTCCGACCTTATTTTCATCTCACACTTTGACATCTCTTAAAATTCTTCACCCTAACTTTTATTCTATCATAGAACTATTTCCTTATTCTCTGAATTTGCCATCATTAACTGAATTGCATCTGCATGCGTTCGCCTTTCCTGTTGGCGATGATGGTCGTGCTGAGCCTTTTTCGGCATTACACAAGTTAAATACTTTGATCATTGATAATTGTCACGTAAAAAACCTCTGCATATTGAGTACCTCACTTGTCCGTTTAACTATAGTCACCCATGATAATCCTCCCGATGATTGTTGTGAAATTGAGTTATCTACTCCAAatctttgtattttttcttttattggttgtcCTTTTCACAAACTCTATGGGAGGAAAAGCAATTTGTCTTCTATTGAACACATAGACATTGATCTAAGCTTGATGTTAGACTCTGCAAAATATTCGATTTTTCTACTCAACTTTCTGGTTGAGCTTGTTAATGTAAAGTCAATAACAGTTTCTTCACTAACTCTCCAG GTTCTTTCTTTAGTTCCTGACTTATTCAAGGTTCATCTCCCTTCCTTGTGTAACTTGAAGTCGCTTAAAGTGAAAAAGAAACAATCTTCATTCATACCGGATTTACTAGTGGAATTTTTGCTCAAAAACTCTCATTCAACAAAGGTTGACATCATAGATTGA